In Elaeis guineensis isolate ETL-2024a chromosome 1, EG11, whole genome shotgun sequence, a genomic segment contains:
- the LOC105032306 gene encoding ABC transporter B family member 11 isoform X3, whose translation MTKGEMEMSNPSVDAMSKGVERDKDVANTNKQQDSKEKKNSVPYCRLFSFADTADLVLMVTGSVAAVANGVSLPLMTILFGELINILGKTTDAHIVVHEVSKVALKFIYLGVANGVASFLQVACWTTTGEQQAARIRNWYLKAILGQDIAFFDKEANTGEVVGKISGDTFLIQDAMGEKVGKFIQLVSSFIGGFIVAFLKGWQLSLVMSSVIPLVVLAAAVMAIAITKMAAHAQTAYSVAAATVEQTIGSIRTVASFTGEKQAIKKYNRSLKSAYKASVLEGLAAGFGLGATIAIIICSYGLGVWFGSEMIQRKGYTGGDVINVIFAVVTGSMSLGQASPCSSAFAAGKVAAFKMFDIFNRKPEIDAYDTTGKILDDIIGNIELRDVSFSYPTRPDEQILTAFSLIIPSGMTVALVGESGSGKSTVISLIERFYDPQAGEVLIDGINIKEFQLRWIRGKIGLVSQEPVLFATSIRNNITYGKDDATIEEIRAALELANASKFINELPEGLDTLVGEHGTQLSGGQKQRVAIARAILKNPRILLLDEATSALDAESEQMVQEALDKVRSNRTTVLVAHRLSTVRKADKITVIHHGSIVEKGSHEQLIKNPDGAYSRLVQLQEVNQDSDQHSCPDQHDLSVAVHLRKQSSSWRSTSQQASHGSGSRHSFSESFKLPAGPDIQEIAWKKPSHEEPPQHHQEVPLSRLAHLNKPELPVVLLGVIAAVVSGIVLPIFGVLLSRIIHTFYEPPAKLRKDARFWSLMFVVVGLVTIVSIPARAYFFAVAGSRLIQRIRSMSFDKVVNMEIGWFDKSENSSGAIGARLSADAAAVRSLVGDALGLMSQNAATFIAGLVIAVAACWQLALLIVALVPVIVVNGWIQMKFMKGLDADLKMKYEEASQVASDAVGSIRTVASFAAEDKVVELYRKKCEGPKNIVTRQGLVSGVGFGLSYFLLFCVYATSFYVGARLIEDGKTTSTDIFKVFFVLNFAAIGISQSSFLAPDATNAKSATASIFAILDQKSRIDPRDDSGMTIRLAKGNIEFQHVSFRYPTRPDIQILEDFCLAIQSGKTVALVGESGSGKSTVVSLLQRFYDPDSGQILLDGLEIQKLQITWLRQQMGLVSQEPVLFDDTIRANIAYGKGGEATEAEILAAAESANAHQFISALQQGYDTSVGERGVQLSGGQKQRVAIARAIIKDPKILLLDEATSALDAESERVVQDTLDHVMLNRTTIVIAHRLSTIKGADIIAVVKNGMIIEEGNHGALIGIKNGAYASLVSLHKC comes from the exons ATGACCAAAGGAGAGATGGAGATGTCAAATCCTTCAGTTGATGCAATGTCCAAAGGAGTAGAGAGAGACAAAGATGTTGCCAACACAAATAAGCAGCAAGActcaaaggagaagaagaatagTGTCCCTTACTGCAGGCTTTTCTCATTTGCTGACACAGCTGATCTTGTTTTGATGGTCACTGGTTCAGTTGCAGCTGTAGCAAATGGGGTCTCATTACCACTTATGACAATTCTTTTTGGGGAACTGATCAACATACTTGGGAAGACTACAGATGCTCATATTGTGGTTCATGAAGTTTCCAAG GTAGCTCTCAAGTTCATATATCTGGGCGTGGCAAATGGTGTGGCATCATTCCTCC AGGTGGCATGCTGGACAACCACTGGGGAACAACAGGCTGCACGAATCCGGAATTGGTACTTAAAAGCCATACTAGGACAGGATATTGCCTTCTTTGACAAGGAAGCAAATACAGGGGAGGTTGTTGGAAAGATATCAGGTGACACTTTCCTCATTCAAGATGCCATGGGTGAAAAG GTTGGAAAGTTCATTCAGCTGGTATCATCATTTATAGGAGGGTTTATAGTAGCATTTCTTAAAGGCTGGCAACTTTCCCTTGTTATGTCATCTGTTATTCCTCTTGTCGTGCTTGCTGCTGCAGTGATGGCTATTGCTATCACCAAGATGGCTGCCCATGCGCAAACAGCTTACTCCGTGGCAGCAGCCACAGTGGAACAAACTATTGGCTCAATTAGAACA GTTGCTTCTTTTACTGGAGAGAAACAGGCTATCAAAAAATATAATAGGTCTCTAAAGAGTGCTTACAAGGCCAGCGTTCTGGAGGGTTTAGCTGCAGGTTTTGGTTTGGGTGCGACTATTGCTATAATAATCTGTTCTTATGGCTTAGGTGTATGGTTTGGATCTGAGATGATACAAAGGAAAGGTTATACTGGTGGAGATGTTATTAATGTGATTTTCGCAGTTGTTACTGGTTCCAT GTCTTTAGGCCAGGCATCTCCATGTTCAAGCGCATTTGCAGCAGGAAAAGTGGCAGCATTCAAGATGTTTGATATATTCAATAGGAAACCTGAGATAGATGCATATGACACTACTGGAAAAATTTTGGATGACATTATAGGAAATATTGAACTAAGGGATGTCAGTTTTAGCTATCCAACTAGGCCAGATGAGCAAATACTCACTGCATTTTCTCTAATCATACCAAGTGGAATGACTGTTGCTTTGGTTGGCGAAAGTGGAAGTGGGAAGTCAACAGTGATCAGTCTAATTGAGAGGTTTTATGATCCACAAGCTGGTGAAGTTCTTATAGATGGAATAAATATCAAGGAGTTTCAGCTCAGATGGATCAGAGGAAAAATTGGACTAGTTAGCCAGGAACCAGTACTCTTTGCAACTAGTATTAGAAATAACATTACTTACGGCAAAGATGACGCAACTATTGAAGAAATCAGAGCTGCACTGGAGCTGGCCAATGCTTCTAAATTTATCAATGAACTGCCTGAG GGCCTTGATACATTGGTTGGTGAGCATGGAACACAGCTCTCTGGTGGACAAAAACAAAGAGTTGCAATAGCTAGAGCAATATTGAAGAACCCACGAATACTGCTATTAGATGAAGCCACAAGTGCTCTTGATGCAGAATCAGAACAGATGGTGCAGGAAGCACTAGACAAAGTCAGGAGTAATCGAACCACTGTCCTAGTTGCTCATCGCTTGAGTACAGTGAGAAAGGCTGATAAGATCACTGTGATCCATCATGGGTCTATAGTGGAAAAAG GATCACATGAGCAGCTCATCAAGAATCCTGATGGAGCATATTCTCGACTCGTACAATTGCAGGAAGTGAACCAAGATTCAGATCAACATTCTTGTCCTGATCAGCATGATTTATCAGTGGCTGTTCATTTGAGAAAACAATCATCTTCCTGGAGATCAACAAGCCAGCAAGCATCTCATGGTAGTGGGAGCCGTCATTCATTCTCGGAGTCCTTCAAATTGCCTGCTGGACCAGACATTCAAGAAATTGCCTGGAAGAAACCCAGCCATGAGGAGCCACCACAGCATCATCAGGAAGTGCCTCTCAGCCGCCTTGCTCATTTGAACAAACCAGAGCTTCCAGTTGTCCTGTTAGGTGTAATTGCTGCAGTAGTCAGTGGTATAGTATTGCCCATCTTTGGAGTACTGCTGTCCAGAATAATTCATACATTTTATGAACCACCAGCAAAGCTCAGGAAGGATGCTAGGTTTTGGTCATTGATGTTTGTAGTTGTTGGTTTGGTGACAATAGTATCAATTCCGGCTAGAGCATACTTCTTTGCTGTGGCTGGGTCCAGGTTGATACAGAGGATTAGGTCAATGTCATTTGATAAGGTTGTTAATATGGAAATTGGGTGGTTTGACAAATCTGAGAACTCCAGTGGAGCAATTGGAGCAAGGCTTTCAGCAGATGCAGCTGCAGTTCGGAGTCTTGTTGGTGATGCACTAGGGCTGATGTCTCAAAATGCTGCTACTTTCATTGCTGGTCTGGTCATAGCTGTTGCTGCTTGCTGGCAGCTGGCTTTGCTAATTGTTGCTTTGGTACCTGTGATCGTGGTTAATGGATGGATCCAGATGAAATTCATGAAGGGACTTGATGCTGATTTGAAG ATGAAGTATGAGGAAGCAAGTCAGGTTGCTAGTGATGCAGTTGGAAGTATAAGAACAGTTGCTTCTTTTGCGGCTGAGGATAAGGTGGTGGAGCTTTATCGGAAGAAATGTGAAGGTCCTAAAAATATAGTCACAAGGCAAGGATTGGTTAGTGGAGTGGGCTTTGGGCTGTCCTACTTTTTGCTGTTTTGTGTGTATGCGACCAGTTTCTACGTTGGAGCCCGACTGATAGAGGATGGCAAGACTACATCCACAGATATTTTTAAA GTCTTCTTTGTACTTAATTTTGCGGCAATAGGGATTTCCCAGTCAAGCTTCCTGGCACCTGATGCTACAAATGCCAAATCTGCTACAGCTTCAATATTTGCAATCCTTGATCAGAAATCCAGGATAGATCCTAGGGATGATTCTGGGATGACCATACGACTAGCGAAGGGGAATATTGAATTTCAACATGTCAGTTTCCGGTATCCCACAAGACCGGACATCCAGATTTTGGAAGACTTCTGCTTGGCTATTCAATCAGGAAAG ACCGTTGCACTGGTTGGAGAGAGTGGAAGTGGGAAATCGACAGTGGTCTCACTACTTCAGAGGTTCTATGACCCTGATTCAGGTCAAATTTTGCTTGATGGACTGGAAATACAAAAGCTACAGATAACGTGGCTGAGGCAGCAGATGGGTCTGGTGAGCCAAGAACCAGTTTTGTTCGATGACACAATCCGAGCTAACATTGCTTATGGGAAAGGAGGGGAGGCCACAGAGGCAGAAATTTTAGCTGCTGCTGAGTCAGCTAATGCTCACCAGTTCATAAGTGCATTACAGCAG GGATATGACACTTCAGTTGGAGAACGAGGTGTCCAATTGTCTGGTGGGCAGAAGCAGCGAGTAGCCATCGCACGGGCGATAATAAAAGATCCAAAGATCTTGCTTTTGGATGAAGCTACAAGTGCACTTGATGCTGAATCCGAGCGAGTGGTTCAAGATACGTTGGACCACGTGATGCTCAACCGGACCACAATTGTTATTGCACACCGATTGTCCACAATCAAAGGTGCTGATATAATTGCAGTAGTCAAGAATGGAATGATCATAGAGGAAGGAAATCATGGGGCCTTGATTGGCATCAAGAATGGGGCCTATGCCTCTCTTGTTTCATTGCACAAATGCTAA
- the LOC105032306 gene encoding ABC transporter B family member 11 isoform X4, which translates to MEMSNPSVDAMSKGVERDKDVANTNKQQDSKEKKNSVPYCRLFSFADTADLVLMVTGSVAAVANGVSLPLMTILFGELINILGKTTDAHIVVHEVSKVALKFIYLGVANGVASFLQVACWTTTGEQQAARIRNWYLKAILGQDIAFFDKEANTGEVVGKISGDTFLIQDAMGEKVGKFIQLVSSFIGGFIVAFLKGWQLSLVMSSVIPLVVLAAAVMAIAITKMAAHAQTAYSVAAATVEQTIGSIRTVASFTGEKQAIKKYNRSLKSAYKASVLEGLAAGFGLGATIAIIICSYGLGVWFGSEMIQRKGYTGGDVINVIFAVVTGSMSLGQASPCSSAFAAGKVAAFKMFDIFNRKPEIDAYDTTGKILDDIIGNIELRDVSFSYPTRPDEQILTAFSLIIPSGMTVALVGESGSGKSTVISLIERFYDPQAGEVLIDGINIKEFQLRWIRGKIGLVSQEPVLFATSIRNNITYGKDDATIEEIRAALELANASKFINELPEGLDTLVGEHGTQLSGGQKQRVAIARAILKNPRILLLDEATSALDAESEQMVQEALDKVRSNRTTVLVAHRLSTVRKADKITVIHHGSIVEKGSHEQLIKNPDGAYSRLVQLQEVNQDSDQHSCPDQHDLSVAVHLRKQSSSWRSTSQQASHGSGSRHSFSESFKLPAGPDIQEIAWKKPSHEEPPQHHQEVPLSRLAHLNKPELPVVLLGVIAAVVSGIVLPIFGVLLSRIIHTFYEPPAKLRKDARFWSLMFVVVGLVTIVSIPARAYFFAVAGSRLIQRIRSMSFDKVVNMEIGWFDKSENSSGAIGARLSADAAAVRSLVGDALGLMSQNAATFIAGLVIAVAACWQLALLIVALVPVIVVNGWIQMKFMKGLDADLKMKYEEASQVASDAVGSIRTVASFAAEDKVVELYRKKCEGPKNIVTRQGLVSGVGFGLSYFLLFCVYATSFYVGARLIEDGKTTSTDIFKVFFVLNFAAIGISQSSFLAPDATNAKSATASIFAILDQKSRIDPRDDSGMTIRLAKGNIEFQHVSFRYPTRPDIQILEDFCLAIQSGKTVALVGESGSGKSTVVSLLQRFYDPDSGQILLDGLEIQKLQITWLRQQMGLVSQEPVLFDDTIRANIAYGKGGEATEAEILAAAESANAHQFISALQQGYDTSVGERGVQLSGGQKQRVAIARAIIKDPKILLLDEATSALDAESERVVQDTLDHVMLNRTTIVIAHRLSTIKGADIIAVVKNGMIIEEGNHGALIGIKNGAYASLVSLHKC; encoded by the exons ATGGAGATGTCAAATCCTTCAGTTGATGCAATGTCCAAAGGAGTAGAGAGAGACAAAGATGTTGCCAACACAAATAAGCAGCAAGActcaaaggagaagaagaatagTGTCCCTTACTGCAGGCTTTTCTCATTTGCTGACACAGCTGATCTTGTTTTGATGGTCACTGGTTCAGTTGCAGCTGTAGCAAATGGGGTCTCATTACCACTTATGACAATTCTTTTTGGGGAACTGATCAACATACTTGGGAAGACTACAGATGCTCATATTGTGGTTCATGAAGTTTCCAAG GTAGCTCTCAAGTTCATATATCTGGGCGTGGCAAATGGTGTGGCATCATTCCTCC AGGTGGCATGCTGGACAACCACTGGGGAACAACAGGCTGCACGAATCCGGAATTGGTACTTAAAAGCCATACTAGGACAGGATATTGCCTTCTTTGACAAGGAAGCAAATACAGGGGAGGTTGTTGGAAAGATATCAGGTGACACTTTCCTCATTCAAGATGCCATGGGTGAAAAG GTTGGAAAGTTCATTCAGCTGGTATCATCATTTATAGGAGGGTTTATAGTAGCATTTCTTAAAGGCTGGCAACTTTCCCTTGTTATGTCATCTGTTATTCCTCTTGTCGTGCTTGCTGCTGCAGTGATGGCTATTGCTATCACCAAGATGGCTGCCCATGCGCAAACAGCTTACTCCGTGGCAGCAGCCACAGTGGAACAAACTATTGGCTCAATTAGAACA GTTGCTTCTTTTACTGGAGAGAAACAGGCTATCAAAAAATATAATAGGTCTCTAAAGAGTGCTTACAAGGCCAGCGTTCTGGAGGGTTTAGCTGCAGGTTTTGGTTTGGGTGCGACTATTGCTATAATAATCTGTTCTTATGGCTTAGGTGTATGGTTTGGATCTGAGATGATACAAAGGAAAGGTTATACTGGTGGAGATGTTATTAATGTGATTTTCGCAGTTGTTACTGGTTCCAT GTCTTTAGGCCAGGCATCTCCATGTTCAAGCGCATTTGCAGCAGGAAAAGTGGCAGCATTCAAGATGTTTGATATATTCAATAGGAAACCTGAGATAGATGCATATGACACTACTGGAAAAATTTTGGATGACATTATAGGAAATATTGAACTAAGGGATGTCAGTTTTAGCTATCCAACTAGGCCAGATGAGCAAATACTCACTGCATTTTCTCTAATCATACCAAGTGGAATGACTGTTGCTTTGGTTGGCGAAAGTGGAAGTGGGAAGTCAACAGTGATCAGTCTAATTGAGAGGTTTTATGATCCACAAGCTGGTGAAGTTCTTATAGATGGAATAAATATCAAGGAGTTTCAGCTCAGATGGATCAGAGGAAAAATTGGACTAGTTAGCCAGGAACCAGTACTCTTTGCAACTAGTATTAGAAATAACATTACTTACGGCAAAGATGACGCAACTATTGAAGAAATCAGAGCTGCACTGGAGCTGGCCAATGCTTCTAAATTTATCAATGAACTGCCTGAG GGCCTTGATACATTGGTTGGTGAGCATGGAACACAGCTCTCTGGTGGACAAAAACAAAGAGTTGCAATAGCTAGAGCAATATTGAAGAACCCACGAATACTGCTATTAGATGAAGCCACAAGTGCTCTTGATGCAGAATCAGAACAGATGGTGCAGGAAGCACTAGACAAAGTCAGGAGTAATCGAACCACTGTCCTAGTTGCTCATCGCTTGAGTACAGTGAGAAAGGCTGATAAGATCACTGTGATCCATCATGGGTCTATAGTGGAAAAAG GATCACATGAGCAGCTCATCAAGAATCCTGATGGAGCATATTCTCGACTCGTACAATTGCAGGAAGTGAACCAAGATTCAGATCAACATTCTTGTCCTGATCAGCATGATTTATCAGTGGCTGTTCATTTGAGAAAACAATCATCTTCCTGGAGATCAACAAGCCAGCAAGCATCTCATGGTAGTGGGAGCCGTCATTCATTCTCGGAGTCCTTCAAATTGCCTGCTGGACCAGACATTCAAGAAATTGCCTGGAAGAAACCCAGCCATGAGGAGCCACCACAGCATCATCAGGAAGTGCCTCTCAGCCGCCTTGCTCATTTGAACAAACCAGAGCTTCCAGTTGTCCTGTTAGGTGTAATTGCTGCAGTAGTCAGTGGTATAGTATTGCCCATCTTTGGAGTACTGCTGTCCAGAATAATTCATACATTTTATGAACCACCAGCAAAGCTCAGGAAGGATGCTAGGTTTTGGTCATTGATGTTTGTAGTTGTTGGTTTGGTGACAATAGTATCAATTCCGGCTAGAGCATACTTCTTTGCTGTGGCTGGGTCCAGGTTGATACAGAGGATTAGGTCAATGTCATTTGATAAGGTTGTTAATATGGAAATTGGGTGGTTTGACAAATCTGAGAACTCCAGTGGAGCAATTGGAGCAAGGCTTTCAGCAGATGCAGCTGCAGTTCGGAGTCTTGTTGGTGATGCACTAGGGCTGATGTCTCAAAATGCTGCTACTTTCATTGCTGGTCTGGTCATAGCTGTTGCTGCTTGCTGGCAGCTGGCTTTGCTAATTGTTGCTTTGGTACCTGTGATCGTGGTTAATGGATGGATCCAGATGAAATTCATGAAGGGACTTGATGCTGATTTGAAG ATGAAGTATGAGGAAGCAAGTCAGGTTGCTAGTGATGCAGTTGGAAGTATAAGAACAGTTGCTTCTTTTGCGGCTGAGGATAAGGTGGTGGAGCTTTATCGGAAGAAATGTGAAGGTCCTAAAAATATAGTCACAAGGCAAGGATTGGTTAGTGGAGTGGGCTTTGGGCTGTCCTACTTTTTGCTGTTTTGTGTGTATGCGACCAGTTTCTACGTTGGAGCCCGACTGATAGAGGATGGCAAGACTACATCCACAGATATTTTTAAA GTCTTCTTTGTACTTAATTTTGCGGCAATAGGGATTTCCCAGTCAAGCTTCCTGGCACCTGATGCTACAAATGCCAAATCTGCTACAGCTTCAATATTTGCAATCCTTGATCAGAAATCCAGGATAGATCCTAGGGATGATTCTGGGATGACCATACGACTAGCGAAGGGGAATATTGAATTTCAACATGTCAGTTTCCGGTATCCCACAAGACCGGACATCCAGATTTTGGAAGACTTCTGCTTGGCTATTCAATCAGGAAAG ACCGTTGCACTGGTTGGAGAGAGTGGAAGTGGGAAATCGACAGTGGTCTCACTACTTCAGAGGTTCTATGACCCTGATTCAGGTCAAATTTTGCTTGATGGACTGGAAATACAAAAGCTACAGATAACGTGGCTGAGGCAGCAGATGGGTCTGGTGAGCCAAGAACCAGTTTTGTTCGATGACACAATCCGAGCTAACATTGCTTATGGGAAAGGAGGGGAGGCCACAGAGGCAGAAATTTTAGCTGCTGCTGAGTCAGCTAATGCTCACCAGTTCATAAGTGCATTACAGCAG GGATATGACACTTCAGTTGGAGAACGAGGTGTCCAATTGTCTGGTGGGCAGAAGCAGCGAGTAGCCATCGCACGGGCGATAATAAAAGATCCAAAGATCTTGCTTTTGGATGAAGCTACAAGTGCACTTGATGCTGAATCCGAGCGAGTGGTTCAAGATACGTTGGACCACGTGATGCTCAACCGGACCACAATTGTTATTGCACACCGATTGTCCACAATCAAAGGTGCTGATATAATTGCAGTAGTCAAGAATGGAATGATCATAGAGGAAGGAAATCATGGGGCCTTGATTGGCATCAAGAATGGGGCCTATGCCTCTCTTGTTTCATTGCACAAATGCTAA